Below is a window of Pseudomonas sp. B21-040 DNA.
AGAAATTTGGCCCGCAACTGACCAAGCTCAAGACGCTGGAAAGCAGCGCCAAAGGTATTCAGGATCGTCTGATGGCCGGTGGCGACAAGATGCAACAAGGTGAGCGTGAGCGCCTTGAACTCGAGTTCAAGCAAAAGGCCCGTGACTTCCAGTTCCAGTCCAAGGAACTGAACGAAGCCAAAGCCGTTGCCGACCGTGAAATGCTGAAGCAGCTCAAGCCGAAACTGGACAGCGCTGTGGAAGAAGTCATCAAGAAAGGTGCTTTTGACCTGGTCTTCGAGCGTGGCGCAGTGATTGATGTCAAGCCTCAGTACGACATCACTCGCCAGGTTATCGAGCGCATGAATCAGCTGAAGTAACCATGACAGCGACTATTAAGCTCGGCCAGTTGGCCGAGTTCCTCGGCGCCACGCTACGTGGCGACCCGGAGAAAGAAATTACTGGGCTAGCCACTTTGCAAGAGGCTGGCCCAGCTCAGTTGAGCTTTCTCGCAAATCCTCAATACCGTAAATACCTGGCCGACTGCCGGGCCGCAGCGCTGTTGCTGAAGGCCGCTGATGCCGAAGGGTTTTCCGGTGATGCGCTGGTAGTGCCGGATCCGTACCTGGCCTACGCGCGTATTTCCCATTTGTTCGATCCCAAGCCCAAGGCGCCCGCAGGTGTTCACCCGACAGCGGTAGTGGCCGCGGATGCAGTGGTTGATCCAGCGGCGAGTATTGGTGCCTTTGCGGTGATCGAAAGCGGTGCGCGTATTGCGGCGGGCGTGACCATCGGCGCTCATTGCTTCATCGGTGCGCGTTGCGAAATCGGCGAAGGCGGCTGGCTGGCCCCGCGCGTCACGCTGTATCACGACGTGCGCATCGGCAAGCGAGTGGTCATTCAGTCGGGTGCCGTGCTCGGTGGCGAAGGTTTCGGTTTTGCCAACGAAAAAGGTGTCTGGCAGAAAATCGCCCAGATCGGTGGCGTGTTGGTCGGTGACGATGTGGAGATTGGCGTGAATACCGCCATCGACCGCGGTGCGTTGGCCGATACCGTTCTCGGTAATGGTGTGAAGCTCGACAACCAGATCCAGATTGCCCACAACGTGCAGATCGGTGATCACACCGCCATGGCCGCTTGTGTGGGGATCTCCGGCAGCACCAAGATCGGCAAGCATTGCATGCTCGCAGGTGGTGTGGGGCTGGTGGGGCACATCGAAATTTGCGACAACGTTTTCATCACCGGGATGACCATGGTGACCCACTCGATTACCGAAAAGGGCGCCTATTCTTCCGGTACAGCCATGCAACCGGCTGCCGAGTGGCGCAAAAGCGCGGCACGCATCCGTCAGCTCGATGACATCGCGCGGCGACTGCGACAACTGGAAAAGCACGTAGGGGAAGTGACCCCTGACGGTAATGCTTCTTCAGATGGCTGATACCATTTCCATATCAAGTGTGCACAGCCGTTAGACTGCCTCCTTGATTTGCTAGAGGAGCGCGCGTCACTCGTGCGTTCCCAATCTTTACATAGGCTTCCCCCCGAAATGATGGACATCAACGAGATTCGCGAATACCTGCCTCACCGTTACCCGTTCCTGCTGGTGGACCGGGTTGTGGATCTGGATGTGGAAGGCAAGCGCATTCGCGCCTACAAGAATGTCAGCATCAACGAACCGTTCTTCAATGGTCACTTCCCTGCGCATCCAATCATGCCGGGCGTATTGATCATCGAAGCGATGGCTCAGGCTGCCGGGATCCTTGGTTTCAAAATGCTCGACGTGAAACCGGCGGACGGCACCCTTTACTACTTCGTCGGCTCCGACAAGCTGCGCTTCCGCCAGCCTGTGCTGCCGGGCGATCAGTTGATCCTTGAAGCCAAGTTCCTGAGCTGCAAGCGTCAGATCTGGAAGTTCGAATGCCAGGCTTCGGTCGACGGCAAGCCAGTCTGCTCTGCTGAAATCATCTGTGCGGAACGCAAACTATGAGTTTGATTGACCCTCGCGCAATCATCGATCCGACGGCTGTACTGGCCGACGACGTTGAGGTCGGCCCATGGTCGATCGTCGGCGCAGGTGTGGAAATCGGCGAGGGGACAGTGATCGGGCCGCACGTGATTCTCAAAGGCCCGACCCGTATCGGTAAGCACAACCGCATCTACCAGTTTTCTTCGGTAGGTGAGGACACGCCCGATCTGAAATACAAAGGCGAAGAAACCCGTCTGGTCATCGGTGACCACAACGTCATCCGTGAAGGCGTGACGATTCACCGCGGGACCGTTCAAGACCGTTCGGAAACGACCCTGGGTGATCACAACCTGATCATGGCCTATGCCCACATCGGCCACGACAGCGTCATCGGCAACCACTGCATCCTGGTCAACAACACCGCGTTGGCTGGCCATGTACACGTTGAAGACTGGGCGATCCTCTCCGGTTTTACCCTGGTTCACCAGTATTGCCACATTGGTGCCCACAGCTTTTCCGGTATGGGTACAGCCATCGGCAAGGACGTTCCAGCGTACGTCACCGTGTTTGGCAACCCCGCTGAAGCCCGCAGCATGAACTTCGAAGGCATGCGTCGCCGCGGTTTCAGTGAAGACGCGATCCACGCGCTGCGCCGCGCCTATAAGGTGGTTTATCGCCAGGGCCTGACCGTCGAGCAAGCGCTTGCCGAACTGGCCGAACCTTCGGATCAGTTCCCGGAAGTCGCGGTGTTCCGTGATTCCATCCAGTCTTCGACCCGCGGCATTACTCGTTAATCATGGCTAATCTGCGTATTGCGCTGGTAGCGGGTGAGGCTTCCGGCGACATTCTGGGCGCAGGCCTCATGCGCGCACTCAAGGCTCGACATCCGGCGGTGGAATTCATCGGTGTCGGTGGTCCGTTGATGCAGGCCGAGGGGCTGACCTCATACTTCCCCATGGAACGGCTTTCGGTCATGGGCCTGGTGGAAGTGCTGGGACGGTTGCGTGAGCTGCTGGCGCGTCGCAAGAAGCTGATCGCCGACCTGATCGCTGAGAAGCCGGACGTGTTCATCGGTATCGATGCTCCGGACTTCAACCTCAATATCGAACTCAAGCTGCGTCAGGCCGGGATCAAGACCGTGCATTACGTCAGCCCGTCGGTGTGGGCATGGCGTCAGAAGCGCGTGCTGAAGATCCGCGAAGGCTGCGACCTGATGCTGACGCTGTTTCCGTTCGAAGCGAAATTCTATGAAGAGAAGGGCGTGCCGGTGCGTTTTGTCGGGCACTCCCTGGCCGATGCGATCCCGCTGGAGGCCGATAGGGCTGCCGCGCGGGCTGAGCTCGGATTGCCAGAGGGACCTCTGGTCGCGTTGATGCCCGGCAGTCGTGGCGGTGAAGTGGGCCGTCTCGGCGCCTTGTTCCTTGATACTGCCCAGCGTTTGCGGGCCATGCGCCCAGGTGTGCGCTTTGTCATGCCATGCGCCAACCCTGAACGGCGCGCGCAGCTTGAAGAGCTGTTGGCCGGTCGCGATCTGCCGCTGACCTTGCTTGACGGCAAATCCCATCTGGCCCTGGCCGCTTGTGATGCGGTGCTGATTGCCTCCGGGACCGCTACGCTGGAAGCGTTGCTCTACAAGCGACCGATGGTGGTGGCTTATCGTCTGGCGCCGCTGACGTTCTGGATCCTCAAGCGGATGGTGAAAAGCCCTTACGTGTCCTTGCCGAACCTCTTGGCCCAGCGCCTGTTGGTGCCTGAGTTGCTGCAAGACGACGCGACAGTCGAAGCGCTGGCGCAAACGCTGTTCCCTCTGATCGAAGGCGGCGAGGAACAGACTCGCGGCTTCGACGAAATTCACCGTACCTTGCGTCTGGACGCCTCCAATCAGGCGGCGGATGCAGTACTGAACTTGATCGGCAAAACACAATGAGCAAAACCAGCACACAGATGGGCCTGGACTTCACCCTGGTCGCCGAAGTCGAAGACCTCGTGGCCGGTGTCGACGAAGTCGGTCGCGGCCCGCTCTGCGGTGCAGTGGTCACGGCTGCGGTGATCCTCGATCCGAACCGTCCGATCCTCGGTCTGAATGATTCGAAAAAACTCACCGAAGCCCGTCGCGAAAAGCTCTTCGACGAAATCTGCGAAAAAGCCCTGAGCTGGTGCATCGCCCGGGCCGAAGTCGAGGAAATCGACGAGCTGAACATCCTGCACGCCACCATGCTGGCGATGCAGCGCGCGGTCGAAGGTCTGCACATCCAGCCGAAACTGGCCATGATCGACGGCAATCGCTGCCCGAAACTGTCGATGCGCGCTGAAGCGGTGGTGCAGGGCGACGGCAAGGTGCCAGCCATTGCCGCGGCATCGATTCTGGCCAAGGTCAGCCGCGACCGCGAAATGGCCGCGTTCGAACTGATTTACCCGGGTTACGGCATCGGCGGGCACAAAGGCTATCCGACCCCCGTTCATCTGGAAGCGCTGGCCCGCTTGGGGCCAACGCCGATTCACCGCCGCTCGTTCGCCCCGGTGCGCCTGGCGTACGAGGCGCGGGAAAGTCTGATCGAGAGTTAGTCGCAAGGCTGATGTTTTACTCAAGGCCCGGTACAATCCGGGCCTTGTTGTCTTCACGTTTCTAGACAGGATCACTATGCCGGCTTCATTCGTTCACCTACGCCTGCACACTGAATATTCCCTGGTCGACGGTCTGGTGCGGATCAAACCGCTGGTCAAGACCCTGGTCGGCATGAACATGCCTGCCGTAGCGGTCACCGACCAGAACAACATGTGTTCCCTGGTCAAATTCTACAAAGCCTCCATGGGGGCCGGGATCAAGCCGATCTGTGGCGCCGACTTGTGGCTGTCGAACAAGGATCCGGACAACGCCCTTAGCCGGATCAGCCTGCTGGCCATGAACGCTGTCGGCTATCGCAACCTGACTGAACTGATTTCCCGTGGTTTCATCGACGGCCAGCGCAATGGCTCGGTGATCATCGAGCGCGAATGGGTCGCCGAAGCCAGCGAAGGCTTGATCATGCTCTCAGCGGCGAAAGAGGGCGAAATTGGCCTGGCCATGCTCAGTGGCAACCCGGCTGAAGCGGAAAACCTGGCACGCGAATGGATGGCGGTGTTTCCGGACCGTTTTTATCTGGAAATCCAGCGCACCAATCGCCCCAACGATGAAGAGCAGTTGCACGGTGCCGTGGCCCTGGCCGAGAAAATCGGTGCGCCACTGGTCGCGACCAACGATGTGCGCTTCATCAAGCAGGAAGACTTCGCCGCCCACGAAACCCGTGTTTGCATCGGTGAGGGCCGCGCCCTCGACGATCCGCGTCGTTCGAAAAATTACAGCGACCAGCAATACCTCAAAAGCGCCGAGGAAATGGCCGAGTTGTTCAGTGACCTGCCCGAGGCACTGGTAAACACAGTCGAGATCGCCAAGCGCTGCAACATCGAAGTGAAATTGGGCAAACACTTTCTGCCCAACTTCCCGATTCCCGATGGCATGACCATCGACGAGTATTTCCGTAAGGTCTCCTTCGATGGCCTGGAAGAACGGCTGACCGTTCTGCTGCCCAAGGACACCACCGAAGACTACGAGGCCAAGCGTCAGGTCTACGTCGACCGGTTGAATTTCGAGCTGGATATCATCATCCAGATGGGGTTCCCCGGTTACTTCCTGATCGTTATGGACTTCATTCAGTGGGCCAAGAGCAACGGCGTCCCGGTAGGTCCCGGCCGGGGTTCGGGTGCCGGGTCGTTGGTGGCCTATGTACAGAAGATCACGGACCTCGATCCGCTCGAATATGACCTGCTGTTCGAACGTTTCCTTAACCCGGAACGGGTATCGATGCCCGACTTCGACGTCGACTTCTGCATGGACGGTCGTGATCGGGTAATTGAATACGTGGCCGACAAGTACGGTCGCAACGCCGTAAGCCAGATCATCACCTTCGGTTCCATGGCTGCAAAAGCCGTGGTCCGGGACGTGGCGCGGGTGCAGGGCAAGTCCTACGGACTGGCGGATCGTCTGTCGAAGATGATTCCGTTCGAAGTCGGCATGACCCTGGAAAAGGCGTATGAGCAGGAAGAGATCCTGCGTGACTTCATCAAGGTCGATGAAGAAGCCGCCGAAATCTGGGAAATGGCCCGCAAGCTGGAAGGCGTCGTGCGAAACGTCGGTAAACACGCCGGTGGTGTGGTGATCGCGCCGACCAAACTGACGGACTTCTCGCCGATTTATTGCGATGAGGCCGGTGACGGTCTGGTGACCCAGTTCGACAAGGATGACGTTGAAGCGGCCGGTTTGGTGAAGTTCGACTTCCTCGGCCTGCGGACCCTGACCGTTATCGATTGGGCGTTGAAGACCATCAACCGCGACCGCGCGAAGGTCGACGAACCGCCTCTGGACATTGCGTTCATTCCGCTGGACGACAAGCCGACCTACACACTGCTGCAAAAAGCCGAAACCACGGCGGTGTTCCAACTCGAATCCCGCGGCATGAAGGAGCTGATCAAAAAGCTCAAGCCCGACTGCCTGGAAGACTTGATCGCACTGGTGGCCCTGTTCCGTCCGGGCCCGCTGCAATCGGGCATGGTGGACGACTTCATCAACCGTAAGCACGGCCGCGCCGAGCTCGCGTACCCGCACTCGGATTACCAGTACGAAGGCCTCAAGCCTGTACTGGCGCCAACTTACGGCATCATCCTGTATCAGGAACAGGTGATGCAGATTGCCCAGGTCATGGCCGGTTACACCCTCGGCGGTGCGGACATGCTGCGTCGTGCCATGGGTAAGAAAAAACCGGAAGAAATGGCCAAGCAGCGCGGCGGTTTCATTGAAGGTTGCGCGACCAACAACATCGACGCTGACCTTGCCGGTAACATTTTCGACCTGGTAGAAAAATTCGCCGGCTACGGCTTCAACAAATCCCACTCCGCGGCGTATGGCCTGGTGTCGTACCAGACGGCGTGGCTGAAAACGCATTACCCGGCGCCATTCATGGCGGCGGTGCTGTCGGCGGACATGCACAACACCGACAAGGTTGTGACCTTGATCGAAGAAATTCGCACCATGAAGCTGCGTCTCGACGCGCCGGATGTGAATGCCTCCGAGTTCAAGTTCACGGTGAATGACGAAGGCCGGATTATTTACGGCCTCGGCGCGATCAAGGGCGTGGGCGAAGGTCCGGTGGAAGCGATCACCGAGGCGCGCCAGGACGGTCCGTTCAAGGATCTGTTCGACTTCTGTGCCCGTGTCGATCTCAAGCGTATCAACAAGCGCACCCTGGACGGTTTGATCCGCAGTGGCGCGCTGGATCGTCTGGGGCCTTGTTTCCATGACGAACCGAAGGCTTATCAGGCGAGCATCGACCAGAATCGTGCGATCTTGCTGGCCGCGATGGAAGGGGCGATCAAAGCCGCCGAACAAACCGCGCGCACCCAGGACAGCGGCCATGCCGACCTGTTTGGCGGTCTGTTTGTCGAAGAAGACGCGGACGTCTACGCCAGTCATCGCAAGGCCAAGGAACTGACCCTCAAGGAGCGGTTGAAAGGGGAGAAAGACACCCTGGGCCTGTACCTGACCGGCCACCCGATTGACGAATACGAAGGTGAAATCCGTCGCTTTGCCCGTCAGCGCATCATCGATTTGAAGCCTGCGCGCGATACCCAAACGGTCGCCGGCATGATCATCGCCCTGCGGGTTATGAAGAACAAAAAAGGCGACAAGATGGGCTTCATCACCCTCGATGATCGCTCCGGTCGGATCGAGGCGTCGTTGTTTGCCGAGGCGTTCCATACGGCGCAGTCGCTGTTGCAGACGGACGCGATGGTGGTGGTCGAGGGCGAGGTCAGTAATGACGACTTCTCCGGTGGCCTGAAACTGCGGGTCAAGCGGGTGATGAGCATGGAAGATGCGCGCACCAACCTCGCCGAGAGCCTGCGCCTGAAGCTGCAAACCAAGGATTTGAAGGGTGATCAGCTACGCTGGCTGGGTGAGTTGTTCAAGCGTCACCGCGGTGCGTGCCCGATCACCATGGAGTACACGAGCCCCGATGCTAAGGCCTTGCTGCAGTTTGGCGAGACCTGGCGAATCGATCCGGCGGATGCGTTGATTCAAGCCTTGCGTGACCAGTTCGGGCGAGACAACGTCTTCCTCCAATACCGTTGACGGTCAGGTGCCATTCGTCCCCCTTGGAACGTGCCCTGATCTCGACCCGAATTTTTAATCTCGACCTGAACGCGCCTCTCCCTTAAGGTAGGGCGCGAATAGACAACCGGCCGGCCCAAGCTCTCTTGGACGTCGACCCAAGACGGACGCCTATGAACCCGAATTTTCTAGATTTCGAACAGCCGATCGCCGACCTGCAAGCCAAGATCGAAGAGTTGCGCTTGGTCGGTAACGACAATTCGCTGAATATCGGCGATGAGATCTCCCGCCTGCAGGACAAAAGCAGCACGCTGACCGAAGACATCTTCGGCAAGCTGACCAGCTGGCAGATCGCACGCCTGGCGCGTCACCCGAAACGTCCGTATACCCTGGACTACATCGAACACATTTTCACCGAGTTCGATGAGTTGCACGGTGACCGTCATTTCTCCGATGACGCTGCCATCGTTGGCGGTATCGCCCGTCTGGACGACCAGCCGGTCATGATCATCGGTCACCAGAAAGGCCGCGAAGTGCGCGAGAAGGTTCGCCGCAACTTCGGCATGCCGCGTCCTGAAGGCTACCGCAAGGCGTGCCGCCTGATGGAAATGGCCGAGCGTTTCAAAATGCCGATCCTGACCTTCATTGACACCCCGGGCGCTTACCCTGGTATTGACGCTGAAGAGCGTAACCAGAGCGAAGCGATCGCCTGGAACCTGCGTGTCATGTCGCGTCTGAAAACCCCAATCATCGCCACCGTGATCGGTGAAGGTGGTTCCGGTGGTGCTTTGGCGATTGGTGTTTGCGATCAGTTGAACATGCTGCAGTACTCGACCTACGCGGTGATTTCGCCGGAAGGTTGTGCATCGATTCTGTGGAAAACCGCCGAGAAAGCCCCGGACGCCGCTGAAGCGATGGGCATCACTGCCGAGCGCCTGAAAGGCCTGGGCATTGTGGATAAGGTGATCGGCGAGCCATTGGGCGGCGCACACCGTGACCCGGCTGCTGCGGCTGCGTCGATCCGTGCCGAGCTGAGCTCGCAACTGGCGATGCTGAAGAAGTTCGACAATGATGCGCTGCTGGCCCGTCGTTACGAGCGACTGATGAGCTACGGTCTCTGATCGATCGCTCCTCCATCATGTAGGAGCAAGGCTTGCCCGCGATTGGGACGCCTCGGTTTAACAGGCCGACCGCGTTAACGTTCATCGCGAGCAAGCTCGGCTCCTACAGGTTTTGGTGCGTCAATGACACTTTGTGCAACGCTTCTCAAACAACTCGCTCCATGGCGCAACGCCACAACCTGGCACATCGCCTTCTCCGGTGGTCTCGACTCCACCGTCCTGCTGCACCTTCTCGCCGACCTGGCAAAAACCGAATCCCTGCCGGCGCTCAGCGCCATTCATGTTCATCACGGCCTGCAAGCGGCGGCGGATGCCTGGCCGGAGCATTGTCAGTCGGTCTGTGATGCGCTCGGTGTGTCGCTACAGGTGGTTCGCGTTCAGGTTCAACCTGGCGCCAGTATCGAGCGCGCCGCCCGTGAGGCGCGTTACGGGGCGTTCAGCGCGGTGATTCATGCCGAGGACATTCTGCTGACCGCCCAGCACCGTGACGATCAGGCTGAAACCCTGTTGTTCCGACTGTTGCGCGGAGCCGGGGTGAGAGGTTTGTCGGGAATGCCGCGTGAGCGGGTCTTGGGCCGTGGACATCTTCTGCGCCCGCTGCTGGATGTCTCACGCGCCGAACTTGAAGCCTACGCAATCGAACACCGGCTGAGCTGGATCGAAGACCCTTCGAACCAGGATCGCCAGTTCTCCCGCAACTACCTGCGGCATCAGGTGTTTCCGGTATTGACCGAGCGCTGGCCGCAAGCGGCGGTGACGATGGCGCGTAGCGCTGCTCACTTGAGTGAAGCGCAGGCTTTGCTGGATGAGTTGGCAGAAATTGATCTGGTCGAAGCGGCAACAGCCCATGAGTTCGACTGGTTGGGCGTGCAATCTCTGGAGCTGGCTTGCCTTGCAAGGCACTCTGCCGCTCGCCAGCGTAACGCGCTGAGCCACTGGCTCACAGCACTGACGCGGTTGCCGGACAGTGACCATTGGTCGGGTTGGGAGAATTTGCGTGATGCCACCGGTGATGCCCGTCCGGTCTGGCGGCTGGCCGATGGCGAAGTGCATCGTTCGGCTGGACGTATCTGGTGGCTCTCGGGCTGTTGGCTACGCAATCCGCCGCCTGCCGTGGATTGGCCGGATCCTTCGACACCGCTGGAATTGCCGGATAACGGCGTGCTCACACTCACCGGGCAAATCCCCGATGGCTCGCTGCAAATCCGCTATCGTCAGGGAGGCGAGGTCATGAATTTGCCCGATCGCGGTCATCGCGATCTCAAGCGTTTGTTCAATGAACGCGGGGTTCCGGGCTTCATCCGTGGCAGATTGCCGCTGGTCTACCGCGAGGGGCAATTGCTGGCAGTGGCCAACGTACGGGGCTTGAATGGCAGTGGGCAAGATGGCTGGCATTTGCATTGGCAACCGCCGAGCGAAGATCAAGGTTTGAGCTGAAAGGGGCTTTCCGGTAGACTACGCTCCCTTCTTGATACAACTTCTGTGGATTCGCCTGAATTGCAGGAGTTGCCGATTACCAAGCAGTCTTTGCTGGGCGATTCCAAAAAATGTGTAGCGAGCAACGTACCGGTGTTTCATCTGCCGGTCTGTCCCAACGCGGCGGTTTTTTTGAAAGGTGCACTGTGATTAATGCAGGTGATCGGGGGCTTCGGCCTTCCTTCGCTTTCCCCGGCGGCTCGGACCGCTTTAACGCAGACTTCTAGGGTTTTTCATGACGCGCTACATATTCGTCACGGGCGGTGTTGTTTCTTCATTGGGGAAAGGCATTGCATCGGCTTCATTGGCGGCCATCCTGGAGGCGCGGGGACTTAAGGTCACCATGCTGAAGCTGGACCCGTACATCAACGTTGACCCGGGCACGATGAGCCCGTTCCAGCACGGTGAAGTGTTCGTCACCCACGACGGCGCCGAGACCGACCTGGACCTGGGCCACTACGAGCGGTTCATCCGCACGACCATGACCCAGAACAACAACTTCACCACTGGCCGTGTCTACGAGCACGTGCTGCGCAAAGAGCGCCGTGGTGACTACCTGGGTGCAACCATCCAGGTGATTCCGCACATCACCGACGAAATCAAGCGCCGGATCATCAAGGGCGCCGGCGATGCCGACGTGGCGATGGTCGAGATCGGTGGCACCGTGGGTGACATCGAATCGCAACCGTTCCTGGAAGCGATCCGCCAATTGCGTTTCGAAGTCGGCGCCAAGCGCGCGATGCTGATGCACCTGACGCTGGTGCCGTACATTGCCACTGCCGGCGAAACCAAAACCAAGCCGACCCAGCACTCGGTCAAGGAATTGCGTTCCATTGGCCTGCAGCCAGACGTACTGGTTTGCCGCTCCGATCACCCGATCGACATCTCTTCGCGCCGCAAGATCGCGCAATTCACCAACGTTGAAGAACGTGCGGTGATCGCGCTGGAAGACGCCGACACCATCTACAAGATCCCGGGCATCCTGCACTCCCAGGGCCTGGATGATTTCGTGGTCGAGCGTTTCGGCCTGCAATGCGGCAGCGCTGACCTGTCCGAGTGGGAAGCGGTGGTTGACGCCAAGCTGAACCCGGAACACGAAGTCACCATCGCGATGGTCGGCAAGTACATGGAGCTGCTGGACGCCTACAAGTCGCTGATCGAAGCGATGAGTCACGCCGGCATCAGCAACCGCACCAAGGTCAACCTGCGCTACATCGATTCCGAAGACATCGAAAACCAGGGCACTGCGTTGCTCGAAGGTGTTGACGCGATCCTCGTACCGGGCGGCTTCGGTCTGCGTGGCGTGGAAGGCAAGATCACCGCCGTTCAATACGCTCGCGAAAACAAGGTTCCGTACCTGGGCATCTGCCTGGGCATGCAAGTGGCCGTGATCGAGTTCGCTCGTAACGTGCTGGGCTGGAAAGACGCCAACTCAACCGAATTCGATCGCGCCAGCGGCCATCCGGTCGTGGGCCTGATCACCGAGTGGGAAGATGCTACCGGCGCGGTCGAAACCCGTACCGAATCGTCCGATCTGGGCGGCACCATGCGCCTCGGCGCTCAGGATTGCCTGCTGGCGCCGGGTTCGCTGGTACACGACTGCTACGCCAAAGACGTCATCGTCGAGCGTCACCGTCACCGCTATGAAGTGAACAACAACCTGCTGCCGCAAATCATGGAAGCCGGCCTGAAAATCTCCGGTCGTTCCGGTGATGGTGCGCTGGTTGAAGTGGTTGAGGCTCCGGATCATCCATGGTTCGTCGCTTGCCAGTTCCACCCTGAGTTCACCTCGACACCGCGTGACGGTCACCCGTTGTTCAGCGGTTTCGTTAAAGCAGCGTTGATTCAACACCAGAAGAAGGCGTAAATCCGATGGCGCAGAAGATCATCCGCGTAGGCGATATCGAGATTGCCAACGACAAGCCAATGGTGCTTTTCGGTGGCATGAACGTGCTGGAAAGCCGCGACATGGCGATGCAGGTCTGCGAAGAGTACGTAAAGGTCACCGAAAAACTCGGCATCCCTTACGTGTTCAAGGCCAGCTTTGACAAGGCCAACCGTTCCTCCGTGACCTCTTACCGTGGCCCCGGCCTGGAAGAGGGCATGCGGATTTTCCAGGACATCAAGCAAGCCTTCGGTGTGCCGATCATCACCGATGTCCACGAGCCTGATCAGGCCGCGATCGTCGCTGAAGTCTGCGACATCATCCAGCTGCCGGCCTTCCTGTCGCGCCAGACCGACCTCGTGGTC
It encodes the following:
- a CDS encoding acetyl-CoA carboxylase carboxyltransferase subunit alpha; translated protein: MNPNFLDFEQPIADLQAKIEELRLVGNDNSLNIGDEISRLQDKSSTLTEDIFGKLTSWQIARLARHPKRPYTLDYIEHIFTEFDELHGDRHFSDDAAIVGGIARLDDQPVMIIGHQKGREVREKVRRNFGMPRPEGYRKACRLMEMAERFKMPILTFIDTPGAYPGIDAEERNQSEAIAWNLRVMSRLKTPIIATVIGEGGSGGALAIGVCDQLNMLQYSTYAVISPEGCASILWKTAEKAPDAAEAMGITAERLKGLGIVDKVIGEPLGGAHRDPAAAAASIRAELSSQLAMLKKFDNDALLARRYERLMSYGL
- the tilS gene encoding tRNA lysidine(34) synthetase TilS, producing MTLCATLLKQLAPWRNATTWHIAFSGGLDSTVLLHLLADLAKTESLPALSAIHVHHGLQAAADAWPEHCQSVCDALGVSLQVVRVQVQPGASIERAAREARYGAFSAVIHAEDILLTAQHRDDQAETLLFRLLRGAGVRGLSGMPRERVLGRGHLLRPLLDVSRAELEAYAIEHRLSWIEDPSNQDRQFSRNYLRHQVFPVLTERWPQAAVTMARSAAHLSEAQALLDELAEIDLVEAATAHEFDWLGVQSLELACLARHSAARQRNALSHWLTALTRLPDSDHWSGWENLRDATGDARPVWRLADGEVHRSAGRIWWLSGCWLRNPPPAVDWPDPSTPLELPDNGVLTLTGQIPDGSLQIRYRQGGEVMNLPDRGHRDLKRLFNERGVPGFIRGRLPLVYREGQLLAVANVRGLNGSGQDGWHLHWQPPSEDQGLS
- a CDS encoding CTP synthase — translated: MTRYIFVTGGVVSSLGKGIASASLAAILEARGLKVTMLKLDPYINVDPGTMSPFQHGEVFVTHDGAETDLDLGHYERFIRTTMTQNNNFTTGRVYEHVLRKERRGDYLGATIQVIPHITDEIKRRIIKGAGDADVAMVEIGGTVGDIESQPFLEAIRQLRFEVGAKRAMLMHLTLVPYIATAGETKTKPTQHSVKELRSIGLQPDVLVCRSDHPIDISSRRKIAQFTNVEERAVIALEDADTIYKIPGILHSQGLDDFVVERFGLQCGSADLSEWEAVVDAKLNPEHEVTIAMVGKYMELLDAYKSLIEAMSHAGISNRTKVNLRYIDSEDIENQGTALLEGVDAILVPGGFGLRGVEGKITAVQYARENKVPYLGICLGMQVAVIEFARNVLGWKDANSTEFDRASGHPVVGLITEWEDATGAVETRTESSDLGGTMRLGAQDCLLAPGSLVHDCYAKDVIVERHRHRYEVNNNLLPQIMEAGLKISGRSGDGALVEVVEAPDHPWFVACQFHPEFTSTPRDGHPLFSGFVKAALIQHQKKA